In Planktothrix sp. FACHB-1365, the genomic stretch TGAACTTGTTGCACAACTTCTAATAATAAAGGACTCTCACCATTGACATAAACCCCATAGCGTTGTTCAGCTAAAACTGGGTTGGCTATCCATCCATATCCCCCCAATAGCATTAGGGTAGAAAATAGGGGAATTTTCAATAAAAAATTGATCAACCCATTTGTTTTTTTCTGTATTACAATAGAATAGACTGACATTTTAACGTCCTCCCGGTTTGAGTGGGTTTGATTGATGTTAGCAGGTTAGCCAGTAATGTTGATCAAAACTGGCAGATTAGTCAACATTAAAGTTATAGCAACCGCCAAGGCAGTTAGGACAGAGACGGAGGCTGGAACCAAGGACGGTGAAGTCTTTTCCTCCCACTTTCCTGTTCCCTGTTCCCTGTTCCCTGTTCCCTGTTCCCTGTTCCCTGCTATAAGTGAGTTTATTGAAATTGGCAAGTTATTCTGATAGGATCATGAGCAAAGTTGTTGTTGGTCTTTCCGGTGGAGTCGATAGTTCCGCCGCCGCCGCCTTGTTACACAACCAAGGCTATGAGGTGGTGGGGTTAACCCTGTGGTTAATGAAGGGAAAAGGACAATGCTGTTCTGAAGGAATGGTGGATGCGGCATCTATTTGTGAACAATTAGGAATTCCTCATCATATTGTTGATAGTCGAGAGTTATTTCAAACCTATATTGTAGACTATCTGGTGGATGGATATCGAGACGGAATTACACCCTTACCTTGTTCTCAATGTAACCGCGCGGTGAAATTTGGGCCGATGTTAAATTATGCCCGGGAACAGTTAGGAATTGATCGGATTGCAACGGGTCATTATGCTAGAATTAACTATGATGAAACTGGCGATCGCTATCAACTAAAACGAGCCGTAGACTCCAATAAAGATCAGTCTTATTTTTTATACGACTTAACTCAAGATTTACTTGCTGGAACTCTATTTCCCTTGGGAGAAGTCCTCAAAACCGAAACCCGTAAAATTGCCAGTGAATATAACTTAAAAACCGCCGATAAACCTGAAAGCCAAGATTTATGTTTAGTGGAAGCCAGTGGTTCCATGCAAGCCTTTTTAGATAAATATATTACTGGGAAAAAAGGCGATATTGTTGATACAACGGGGAAAGTTTTAGGACACCATGAAGGGATTCATCATTATACCATTGGACAACGAAAAGGATTAGGAATTTCTGCCCCCAATCCGTTATATGTTGTCGGAATTGATGCGGGTCGAAATCAAGTGATTGTTGGGGATAGAGACAGTGCGGTACAAACAGAATGTCTGATTAAACGAGTCAATTGGGTGTCGATTTCTCCACCCGATACCCCCATTCGCGCCGAAGTACAAATTCGTTATCGGTCGCAACCGCAACCCGTTACCGTTGTTCCCCTTAATTCCCCAGAAGCAGAAGAAATTGATCCGAAAATAGGGTCTTGCGTTAAACTAATTTTTGATGAACCTATTTTTGGGATTACTCCAGGTCAAGCTGCGGTTTGGTATGACGGAGATTTAGTTTTAGGAGGGGGAATTATTGAACAGCAAAAATGAGTTTTACCTAGAGGGTTAAATTGAATTCAATTTAACCTTTTTAAGATGTTGAGAAATAACAGCAAAACTGATTCCTTGCGTCAGAGTACGGATAAATTTTAAAAATTGTATCCTAAACAACCTTATGATTACAGAGGATTGTACTGGGTTCAGTTATACGGATGTTCAGCATCAAAAAATAATTCCGAACAATCACGGATTACATAATAGGTCAATTTGTGATAAAAAATGCAGTAACGCCGATCTTAATTCCCCAACCACAAAGGAAAATAGAGGAACTGTGACCCAAACTTTAATTCCATCCACCACCATTCGTAATGTCCATCGCACCGTTCTCGATAACGGAATTGTGCTGCTTGTCACCGAAAATCCGGCGGCTGATATTATTGCAACTCGTTTATTTTTACGAACGGGAAGTCGCTGGGAACCCCAGGAAAAATCAGGACTTTCCCATCTATTAGCCACTGTATTAACCAAAGGAACCAACCAACTTTCCTCCCTCGAAATTGCCGAACAAATTGAATCCGTTGGGGCCAAATTAAATGCAGACACGTCAACGGATTATTTTTTAATCAGTCTAAAAACTGTTGCTTCCGATTTTCAAGATATTTTAAGTTTAACAGGCCAATTATTACGGTTTCCCTCTTTTTCCGAAGACGAAATCGAACTCGAACGCCGCATCACCATTCAGGGAATTCGCTCTCAACGGGAACAACCCTTTTCTGTCGCCTTTGAACAACTGCGACACCAGATGTACCAACATCACCCCTATGCTTTATCCACCCTGGGAACCGAAACCAGCGTTTCCCAACTCAGCCGCGATGACCTCCAAGACTTCCATCAAACCTATTTTCGTCCTGATAATTTAATTATCTCCATCGCCGGACGCATTACCCCCGAAGCCGCAGCAGAACAAATTGAACGAGTATTTGGGGACTGGATAGCACCTCAAACTCCTTTACCGACATTATCCTTACCCACCTTAACCCCCCATCCCCAAAGCGCCATTACCCACCAAGAAACGCAACAATCTGTTGTCATGTTGGGCTATTTAACCAGTTCGGTCAATCATGAAGACTATTCTGCCTTAAAAGTCTTAAATACCTATCTCGGAAACGGGTTATCGAGTCGATTATTTGTGGAATTGCGGGAAAAACGAGGATTAGCTTACGATGTATCCGCCTTTTTCCCCACTCGCCTCGACCAGTCTCAGTTTGTCGTGTACATGGGAACCGCACCGGAAAATACCGATATTGCCATTGAGGGGTTACGCACGGAAGTTGAACGTCTCGTCAATATTCCCCTGACGGCTGATGACCTGCAAGTGGCTAAAAATAAACTCTTGGGTCAATATGCTTTAGGAAAACAAACTAACTCCCAACTGGCGCAAATCTATGGCTGGTACGAATGTTTAAGGTTAGGGATAGAATTTGATACGGAATTTCAGGCTAATATTGCGGGGGTGACTTCAGCAGAAACGCTGCGAGTCGCAAACCACTATTTTATTGAACCTTATGTTTCCGTCGTTGGCCCAGAAGCCTTTGTGGGTTCCCAGTCCTAGGCTTTTTCCGGCGTTCAACTCCTGCCTCTGGCTGGTACAATAACCAGGCAGAAATCTTAAAGTTAAGGTGGGAGGAGGATTGTTATGCAGAATGATTACCAGTTTCGGGTCAAGGTTCACCGTTATTTACCCATAGCGTCCGTATTTGTTATCGGGTTAAATTTGATACCATCAGCGATAGCCCAAACCCCGACTCTATCTCCGGTAAAAATTGTCGTCGAAGTCAGTCGTCCGGTATTGCAAATGGGGAGTCGGGGAAAGGACGTTTCTGAACTGCAAGCCACCCTAAAATTATTGGGATATTATCAGGGTGCTGTTGATGGCATTTATTCGGAAGCCACAGCAAAAGCCGTTTCTGAGTTTCAAACCTTCGCCGGGTTAACGGCTGATGGCATTACGGATAGTACAACCTGGAATCGTTTATTTCCCCCTGTAACCCCCACCGCCACATCAGTTACAAATAATACCGTTTGTCCGCCCCCTGTTGTCAGTAATTCTACGGATACAGCAACAGCAGCGACTACACCCGATAACCCTAGTTTTCCGATATTGCGTCTGGGAATGCAAGGAATAGCAGTCACAGGGTTACAAGAACGTTTGAAAGCGAAGGGATTTCTCAAAGGTGGTGTTGATGGGGTATTTGGCCCAGAAACCCAATTAGCCGTTAAAGCCGCCCAAACGGAATATAAACTCAAATCCGATGGTGTTGTTGGGTCGGAAACTTGGATGATTCTGTTACGTTAATAGAATAATTGTAGGGTGTGTAAGCGCAGCGCACGCACCAACTTTGAAGTGTACCTCATCGTTTTTAATTGGGAGAGGGAATTACCTCAATTAACCCAGTGTGGAAAGCTTGATCGTAAGTAATAATAGGCAGTTTTTCCAGTTCAGCTTGAGCCATCAGCATCCGGTCAAACGGATCTCGGTGTAAAATAGGTAAGTTTCCGGCTCTCAGAGCATGAGCGACCGTGATCGTAAGTTCGTTGAACTTGGCTTGGTGTAATATGTCCTGATAATGCTCAACCAGAAATTTAGCTTCAGGAAGTTTTCCAATACGGTATTTTGTAGCAATTTCCCAAGCGGAAACACTGCTAACTAAAATATTATGGTTCGGATGGCTAATGATATCTCGGCATTCTTTGTTAAGTTTGGGATCATTAAAAAGCCACCAAAGAAGAATATGAGTGTCAAGGAGGTAGCTTATTCCCATTGCTGGAGTTCCTCTTCGGGTAGGGGTTCAAAGAATGCGTCCCCCAGTTTTCCGGTAAGGAGTCCAGGGATACGAGGTTGGGAGTTTTCAGAATTTAACCTTAAACGAAAATCCTGAATTATGTTATAAATTTCTGCCAGTTTATCTTCTGGAATATTTTGGAGTTCTTGTATGATTTGATCAATTATCATAAATCCTCCCAGTTTGAAAAAATATACAAAGCAAGTGCTAATTATTCATCTATAGAAATTATATAACAATAAAATACTGTAAGGTAATCCATCGCAGCACACCCACCAACAGTCAATCTCTTTAACGTTTACTATGACTTGAAGATTGGGTTTTCACATATTCTTTAATCACAGGTTCAAGACTCCAATAAGATTCTTTATTATTTCTAGCTTGTTGAATTAAACCCCGTTTTTTCAAAGATTGAATTGCTCTTAAAAAATCGGTATCAGATGAAAATTCTATGGGTTTACTCAAAATATTGACTGTTTGATCTTGGTTCGCTAACCACAACATCAGAAGTTGTTCAGCTTCGGATAACCGTTGATAATGTTGTTTTATTAAAGGTTCTATATCTCCTAAAAATAGAGTTTTATAGGATAAAAATTGCTCAACACGGTCATTAAATAAATCTTTGATCGTAGAAGCAATAATATTTAACCACAGGGGGTTGCCGCTATAACGTTGAATCAGTTCTGGCCATTTCTGCTGATCTGTGAGTTTTCTCTCAGCGAGAAGTTGGGTTGCAGCTTGACCTAAACCTTGGAGTTGTAGGGTTTTACAATAGCGGTTTTCGGTTTCTAAGTTGGCAATTTCAATAGGTTGTTCCCAACTGAGGAGCAGGAGACAACTATTATGGGGAGCTCTGCCAATTTCAGTTAACAGTTTACCATAATTTTCATATTCTGGGAGATAATTTCCGACGAATTGACGGGGGGTTAAGGTGTCTTGGAAATCGTCGAGAATGATTAAGCAACGGTGCGATCGCAAATCGTCTAGGATAGAATAGCCGGAATCTACATCGTTAATAATTGATGGATTTTCGCTCTTGTGAGTTGGGGAGAAAAACTCGATGAGGTTGGTTTTGAGGGCGTTGAGAGTCGGAAATTTGCGATGAGTTCGCCACAGAATGCAATCAAAGTTATCTCTGATTTGTTCTACCAGTTGTCTCGCTAGGGTTGTTTTACCGATACCCGATAATCCGGTGATGGTGACGATACGGCTATTTTCTGTGAGTATCCATTGTTTGAGGGTGGTGAGTTCGTCCGTGCGATTATAGAGGCAATTATTGTATTCTGGGGCTTCGCTGAGGTCGTGGCGGGGTTGAGATTCGTTGCTAGAGGAGTGTGATCGTTCTTTTGTGGTTTTGGGATTATTATATAAATCGCTACAGACATTTATGTGATTACCAATTTGCACTCCATTATTAAAATAAGAAAATACTTTATTTTCGACTAGAGACCGAACATTCTTTTTTTTTACATCTTCTCCAAACAGATCAGAGAGAAGTTCCCATAATTCTGATGCCATTTTCCTAACATGATCAGGACTACAGTGATAGTTATCAGCGATATCCTTGTATCCTCGAAATTCCCATGTACCCTCCAAAATAGCCCGTTGCAGTGAGTCCAGATGCTTTCCTGTCTTGGCAAAAATCAGGTCATCCGTCCACTTCAAGGCTTCTTGAATCTCCATAGCTGTTCAATTGGGTTGTAATTCTGGCTAATCTTAGCTCACATTATCCCACATTTTCCCCTTTTTAAACACAAAATCTCACATTTTCTTGTTTTTTTAGGTTTTTATCATTGATAAATATCCCCCTAAATCCCATTTTTGCGGGGTTGCAATATAGAATTTAAAGTCAGATAATAACTAACAATAAGAACATAATACTATTAGGGTAAGTAATAAACATGGCAAGACAAAACGTCGGAACAGTTAAAACAGCAACTGGTTCTGAATATTACTGTTTTTGGGATGATAAAACTGGCGATGTTTACGTTGGGAATGAACACGCTGGCAGAGCAGTATCTAAGGAGGAAGCATGGCGTAAAGGCAACTATTATGCAACAACTCTGAAAAAAATGAAATAAAGAAATGTAAATTTTATTACAATCTAACCAATAAAGTTTTCACGGTATAACTGTGCGTTTTTATGTCAATTTAAACGCATAAATAGTCATTACAAAAGTTTTAACTACACAAAAAAGGAGCGATCAACTATGTCAGATATTGAAAATATGCAGATACAAAGGGCTACACAAGCAAGCAATGAAGTCTCGCGATTAATGGGGAGAGGTGAGTATTACAAAGGGCGAGGAGATAATGCTCAAGCCCTGAATAACTATATTAGTGCTCTTGAAGCATATGCGGGCTATGCGGAAGCAAAATCCGAAATTATCTCAGTTTCTGCCGTTATGGGATCTTCCCAAGGCGAAGTTATATCGTCTGACACTTTATTTGAGTTATTTGGTTTGTTACAGTTTATTGCTTCGTGCTGCAAAAGTGATTCGATAGTCAGAGCATATATTGACTCTAGGCTTGTGCAGATTTACCAATGGCTTGACCAGTACGAAAAATTTTTTGATGAAAATACCTTACAAAGATATGAAAATATTGGGAATTATGTCAGAGAAATTGAACCCAATGTCAGTAAAAATAAAGAACGATTAAGCACTCTCAAGCCTATCAAAGAAGAATCAGATGAAGCACTCAAGATTATCAGAAAAGCATTGTCAAAAATATCCTATACAAAAATTTGCCCCTTATACTTAGAAAAGAGTAGCGGTTGCTTCATTGCAACAGCAGCTTATTCGACTCCAATACACCCTGACTTAGATACATTTCGTACTTTTAGAGATGAAAAATTGTTAACTCATTGGATAGGAAATAAATTGGTTGAAATGTACTATCAATTAAGTCCTAGTGTTGCTGAATATATCAACCAAAAACCCAGAATTAAGAGATTTGTTAGACGACAACTAGAAAGTTTAGCGACGTGGATGAGAAATCAAGGAATTACAAAAAATTAATTGAGAAACCGAGTTAATAGTCGGTGCTAGTTTTCCAAAAATGCGATCGCATTTCAGCCGAAGTGAAATTGATTCAGGTTGCACACAATCAGCAGAACAAAATCTAAACTATAATGAGAATCCAGTGGCATTGAAATGCTATGACCCTAGATTCACTTTAGTATGATTATGCCTCAAGCTTTGAAAGCAATTTACCGGAATGGCACATTTATTCTGAAAAACCCCTGTAACTTGCCTGAAGGGGTTGAAGTTGAGCTTTTTGTGCAATCACCCCAAGTCATTCCACCCCAGATCACTGATATTGGCACTAGACAGAAGTTTCTAAAGCAACTTGTGGAGAGAATGCAACAAAACCCTATTCCTTCTAATTCCCCTCGGTTTACACGGAATATGTTGCATGAACGCCGTTGACACAAATATTTTAATGTATGTCAATGATCCGCTTCCTAGAAATGTGATCGATCTTTAGTTTCCTAGAACTGCGATTAAAGATGTTGATATATTAATATTTTGAATAATTCCCTTTAGCTCAAGTAGGGGCGAGGCGCGCCTCGCCCCTACGATTATTTGGACTTCCAGCTATTTGTAAATCGGATATGCTAAATACATAAAAATCATTCCCTAAAAATATTAATGAAAACTAAAAGTTTAACTGCCATAATTTACAGAGAAGATGATATGTACATAGCCGAGTGTCCAGAAGTAGGAACAGTTGACCAAGGCGCAACCCTCGAAGAAGCGATCGCTAATCTTAAAGAAGCGACAAGACTCTATCTTGAAGAATGTCCTTTAGTAGAAATAAGCTCAAGTAACAGCAGATGATTTTATTGCCAATTTATGAAGCGATCGCAAAACCCAATAATCAATCTCGCAATAAAGCAATAAAACCGACCTGCTCAAAGTGTTTATCATAATTTGTCCTAATAACCATAACTTATCTTCTACAGATAATTGATGGATAAAGTTTTCGAGTTCTAGTAATTGATTGGAAACCATGTTAACTGTTAACCCATTAAATATCTAGTATAATAACCTATTGATTTTCCAAAATTGCGATCGCCTTCGGCTAGGCGGAGCATCGTCGCATTTCAGCCGGAGTAAAATTAATTCAGATTAAAGTCCGTCAACAATCGCGCTAAAAGTAAGCACTCAAACCCGAATTCTTTTGCTCTGATCTCAAGTCAATGATCCCCCCTAACCCCCCTTAAAAAGGGGGGACAGGAGATCAAAGTCCCCCTTTTCAAGGGGGATTTAGGGGGATCTGATCAAAGCTGTAATCAGGGGTTTTCAGCTTAACAAAACTATAAAACTATCGTTGAGATCGGGATCTAAGGTTTGATGAATTATTACGGAATATTAAAGAGTGTCACATTTAGTAAATTAGGGTTGGCAACCCAGAAACTTATGTTATGTTAATAGTCATAGGACACAAATCAACAACACACCAACGTTGATAACAACCCCCGGATTAAGAGCTTGTGTCCGTCGTGCTTTAATCCAATTGCAACGCCGTCAGAGGCAATGTGAACTACCAAAAATGTTGACGTTGTAGAGGGTCTGTGACTCGCTTGGAGTTCTTGAGGAATTGAGTAAACTCTGGGGTCAATGTCATAAAAAAGGTCTGTATCGACTTTGCTAGTACAATACTCCTGATTGGAATCGTTGCAATATCTTGTCCACGTTAGTTGAGTATCTTGATTTTTTTATCTAACTTACCTGAAATCTGCTTGAGTCAACTTAGTTTACATTCTAACGCTAAGGTCTGGTCATTCTGTACCAGGCCTTAAGTCTTGGGAGCGATTAATACAGGCCATCCTAAACGAGTGGGTTGTTGATAAATTCGTTTTAAAGTATTAATATCTCTAACGGAAATTGGCGGAGGTTCTCGAACTTGGGAAAAATACATCACGTCTGTTTGTTCGGGACTATGACCCCAAATTCCCAACGCATGACCAAATTCATGAAGGACGGCGGCTTCAATATATTGTCCGGTTTGGGTGGGACTTAACCAAATTGTGAAGTGATGGGATAAATAGGGAAATCCTTCAGGAGTATTTTTAATAGAAACTTGATAGCGGGTTTCTGCGGAACTTGCTCGTTTTTTCTGAGGGTCTAGGGGAGGATTTTTTCTAATAATTTCAATATCTGCATCTTGCGGTTGTTCAACTAAATTTAAAGGTAAATAATTATCCCATTTTAAAATAGCGGCTGAAACCGTTTCTTTCCACTGGGGATTAGAATCAACATTCTCAATATAAACTTTAATCGGAAATTTTGAAAAAACTAAATAACCAAAATTAGCGGGTTCAATTTGATCAAAATAATCACCTTTATTGTTTAAATCGTTCCAATTTGCTAAACGTTCTGGTAATGGATGAGGTTTAAACGGAATTTTATCGTCAGTCGCAATAGTTGAAACTTGGCTGATTAAAAGGGTCAGAACTATGATTATAGCAGTCCCTATTCCGCTTATGGCATAGATGACACGCTTATATTTTGTCCTAATAGCCATGTCCGTTGCTATAAAATTAGTTTAATTGACTCCAAAGTCTTGACTGATAACTGATAACTGATAACTGATAACTGATAACTGATAACTGATAACTGATAACTGATAACTGATAACTGATAACTGATAACTGATAACTGATAACTGATAACTGATAACTGATAACTGATAACTGATAACTGATAACTGATAACTGATAACTGATTATTTAATCCAACCTGCGCTTAAAATAACAGTAATTCCCATAAAAATAATGGCTAACATCCAAGTAATTCGATTTAAAGTAGTTTCAGCACTTTTAGCGCTAGTAAAGAGTTGAGCTTGTCCACCAATACCGCCAATTCCATCTCCTTTGGGACTGTGGAGTAAGACTAAAATAATAATACCTAGAGCAGATAAAGACCAAATGGCTTGTAAGACTTGAGTAATCATGGTAAAAAGTTGATAATTTGAACGAAAAAAATTAAACCGTCAAACCCTTAAGTTTAAACTATTTTTTCAAGAATGGGGTTATAGTCGCATCCGTATTGGTGTTCGATTTTCTCGAACCTCATAGGCCGCCGATTCAATCATAGAACGACCTGTCATTTCCGGGGGTTGGGGAATCCCCAAAATCTGCAAAATCGTGGGGGCGATATCCGCTAAACAGCCATCTGTCCGTAAGGGAACATCAGTTCCATAACCCGGTATTTTGCGTTTTTCCCCTTCTATTAGGATAAAGGGAACGGGGTTCGTTGTGTGGGCTGTCCAAGGATTTCCCTCAGCATCGGACATATATTCAGCGTTACCATGATCAGCAATAATAATCGCTGTTCCTCCAGCTTTACTAATACTTTCTAACAAAAACCCTAAACAGTGATCAACGGTTTCAATGGCTTTTACCGCCGCGTCCATCATCCCCGTATGTCCGACCATATCAGGATTTGCATAATTAATTACAATGAGCGAGTAAATCCCCTTTTCAATTCCTTCAATCGCCACATCCGTGACTTCAGCCGCCGACATTTCCGGTTGTAAATCATAAGTAGCAACGGAGGGACTGGGAATTAATTCTCGGTCTTCCCCAGGAAAAGGTTCTTCTAAACCGCCATTAAAAAAATAGGTGACGTGAGCATATTTTTCTGTTTCTGCGGTTCGCAATTGTTGTAACCCGTGTTCGGCGATGACTTGTCCGAGAATATTATTGAGATTTTGAGGTTCAAAGGCAACTAATACAGGGAAATGGGGGTCATATTGGGTAAACGTGACAAAGCTCAGGGGTTCAATATAAGAACGTTCAAATCCAGAAAAATTAGGGTCAACAAAGGCTTGAGTTAACTCTCTCGCGCGGTCAGGACGAAAATTAAAGAAAATTACCCCATCTCCGGCTTCCACCGCCCCTGATGCGATGCGAGAAGGAACCACAAACTCATCGTTAATGCCTTCAGCGTAGGACAATAACATTAGATCAACCGCCGATAATCCATTGCCTTCGCCATCGGTGGTCATAATATCATAAGCTTGTTTAACTCGATCCCAGCGTTTATCTCGATCCATTGCATAATAACGACCACTAATTGTTACAATGCGACCCATACCAATAGCATCAATTTGTTCTTGAAGTTGCTTAATATATTTAATCCCATCTTTAGGATTGGTATCACGACCATCCATGATGGCATGAATGCAAACCTCTCTAATATTTTTGGCTTTTGCTAAGTGTAAAAGTCCGATTAAATGGTCGATATGGGAGTGAACACCGCCATCGGAACACAAACCCATCAAGTGTAATTTACTATTTCTCTCTAAAACATCTTGACAAACTTGTAACAGTGCGGGGTTATTTTGAATCGTGCCATCCTCCACCGCATCGGAAATTCTCACTAACTCTTGAGGAACAACTCGCCCCGCACCAATATTCAAATGACCGACTTCTGAATTTCCCATTTGACCCTGGGGTAAACCCACCGCCTTCCCAGAGGTGCGAATTAAGGTTCTCGGATAAGCTGTCCATAGACTATCCATCACAGGAGTATTTGCAACGGCGATGGCATTTCCGTCGGTTTGTTCACGATAACCCCATCCGTCTAAAATGATCAGTACAACGGGAGATACAGACTTTGGTGCCATGCCAAGTTACCTTTTCGTTTGTTGTGGTAATTT encodes the following:
- a CDS encoding NB-ARC domain-containing protein, with the translated sequence MEIQEALKWTDDLIFAKTGKHLDSLQRAILEGTWEFRGYKDIADNYHCSPDHVRKMASELWELLSDLFGEDVKKKNVRSLVENKVFSYFNNGVQIGNHINVCSDLYNNPKTTKERSHSSSNESQPRHDLSEAPEYNNCLYNRTDELTTLKQWILTENSRIVTITGLSGIGKTTLARQLVEQIRDNFDCILWRTHRKFPTLNALKTNLIEFFSPTHKSENPSIINDVDSGYSILDDLRSHRCLIILDDFQDTLTPRQFVGNYLPEYENYGKLLTEIGRAPHNSCLLLLSWEQPIEIANLETENRYCKTLQLQGLGQAATQLLAERKLTDQQKWPELIQRYSGNPLWLNIIASTIKDLFNDRVEQFLSYKTLFLGDIEPLIKQHYQRLSEAEQLLMLWLANQDQTVNILSKPIEFSSDTDFLRAIQSLKKRGLIQQARNNKESYWSLEPVIKEYVKTQSSSHSKR
- the secG gene encoding preprotein translocase subunit SecG; protein product: MITQVLQAIWSLSALGIIILVLLHSPKGDGIGGIGGQAQLFTSAKSAETTLNRITWMLAIIFMGITVILSAGWIK
- a CDS encoding type II toxin-antitoxin system VapC family toxin, whose product is MGISYLLDTHILLWWLFNDPKLNKECRDIISHPNHNILVSSVSAWEIATKYRIGKLPEAKFLVEHYQDILHQAKFNELTITVAHALRAGNLPILHRDPFDRMLMAQAELEKLPIITYDQAFHTGLIEVIPSPN
- a CDS encoding pitrilysin family protein → MTQTLIPSTTIRNVHRTVLDNGIVLLVTENPAADIIATRLFLRTGSRWEPQEKSGLSHLLATVLTKGTNQLSSLEIAEQIESVGAKLNADTSTDYFLISLKTVASDFQDILSLTGQLLRFPSFSEDEIELERRITIQGIRSQREQPFSVAFEQLRHQMYQHHPYALSTLGTETSVSQLSRDDLQDFHQTYFRPDNLIISIAGRITPEAAAEQIERVFGDWIAPQTPLPTLSLPTLTPHPQSAITHQETQQSVVMLGYLTSSVNHEDYSALKVLNTYLGNGLSSRLFVELREKRGLAYDVSAFFPTRLDQSQFVVYMGTAPENTDIAIEGLRTEVERLVNIPLTADDLQVAKNKLLGQYALGKQTNSQLAQIYGWYECLRLGIEFDTEFQANIAGVTSAETLRVANHYFIEPYVSVVGPEAFVGSQS
- a CDS encoding matrixin family metalloprotease, whose translation is MAIRTKYKRVIYAISGIGTAIIIVLTLLISQVSTIATDDKIPFKPHPLPERLANWNDLNNKGDYFDQIEPANFGYLVFSKFPIKVYIENVDSNPQWKETVSAAILKWDNYLPLNLVEQPQDADIEIIRKNPPLDPQKKRASSAETRYQVSIKNTPEGFPYLSHHFTIWLSPTQTGQYIEAAVLHEFGHALGIWGHSPEQTDVMYFSQVREPPPISVRDINTLKRIYQQPTRLGWPVLIAPKT
- the mnmA gene encoding tRNA 2-thiouridine(34) synthase MnmA codes for the protein MSKVVVGLSGGVDSSAAAALLHNQGYEVVGLTLWLMKGKGQCCSEGMVDAASICEQLGIPHHIVDSRELFQTYIVDYLVDGYRDGITPLPCSQCNRAVKFGPMLNYAREQLGIDRIATGHYARINYDETGDRYQLKRAVDSNKDQSYFLYDLTQDLLAGTLFPLGEVLKTETRKIASEYNLKTADKPESQDLCLVEASGSMQAFLDKYITGKKGDIVDTTGKVLGHHEGIHHYTIGQRKGLGISAPNPLYVVGIDAGRNQVIVGDRDSAVQTECLIKRVNWVSISPPDTPIRAEVQIRYRSQPQPVTVVPLNSPEAEEIDPKIGSCVKLIFDEPIFGITPGQAAVWYDGDLVLGGGIIEQQK
- a CDS encoding peptidoglycan-binding protein; translation: MQNDYQFRVKVHRYLPIASVFVIGLNLIPSAIAQTPTLSPVKIVVEVSRPVLQMGSRGKDVSELQATLKLLGYYQGAVDGIYSEATAKAVSEFQTFAGLTADGITDSTTWNRLFPPVTPTATSVTNNTVCPPPVVSNSTDTATAATTPDNPSFPILRLGMQGIAVTGLQERLKAKGFLKGGVDGVFGPETQLAVKAAQTEYKLKSDGVVGSETWMILLR
- the gpmI gene encoding 2,3-bisphosphoglycerate-independent phosphoglycerate mutase, producing MAPKSVSPVVLIILDGWGYREQTDGNAIAVANTPVMDSLWTAYPRTLIRTSGKAVGLPQGQMGNSEVGHLNIGAGRVVPQELVRISDAVEDGTIQNNPALLQVCQDVLERNSKLHLMGLCSDGGVHSHIDHLIGLLHLAKAKNIREVCIHAIMDGRDTNPKDGIKYIKQLQEQIDAIGMGRIVTISGRYYAMDRDKRWDRVKQAYDIMTTDGEGNGLSAVDLMLLSYAEGINDEFVVPSRIASGAVEAGDGVIFFNFRPDRARELTQAFVDPNFSGFERSYIEPLSFVTFTQYDPHFPVLVAFEPQNLNNILGQVIAEHGLQQLRTAETEKYAHVTYFFNGGLEEPFPGEDRELIPSPSVATYDLQPEMSAAEVTDVAIEGIEKGIYSLIVINYANPDMVGHTGMMDAAVKAIETVDHCLGFLLESISKAGGTAIIIADHGNAEYMSDAEGNPWTAHTTNPVPFILIEGEKRKIPGYGTDVPLRTDGCLADIAPTILQILGIPQPPEMTGRSMIESAAYEVRENRTPIRMRL
- a CDS encoding antitoxin family protein, whose translation is MPQALKAIYRNGTFILKNPCNLPEGVEVELFVQSPQVIPPQITDIGTRQKFLKQLVERMQQNPIPSNSPRFTRNMLHERR
- a CDS encoding type II toxin-antitoxin system HicB family antitoxin; translated protein: MYIAECPEVGTVDQGATLEEAIANLKEATRLYLEECPLVEISSSNSR
- a CDS encoding CFI-box-CTERM domain-containing protein, whose protein sequence is MSDIENMQIQRATQASNEVSRLMGRGEYYKGRGDNAQALNNYISALEAYAGYAEAKSEIISVSAVMGSSQGEVISSDTLFELFGLLQFIASCCKSDSIVRAYIDSRLVQIYQWLDQYEKFFDENTLQRYENIGNYVREIEPNVSKNKERLSTLKPIKEESDEALKIIRKALSKISYTKICPLYLEKSSGCFIATAAYSTPIHPDLDTFRTFRDEKLLTHWIGNKLVEMYYQLSPSVAEYINQKPRIKRFVRRQLESLATWMRNQGITKN